A portion of the Choristoneura fumiferana chromosome 20, NRCan_CFum_1, whole genome shotgun sequence genome contains these proteins:
- the LOC141439238 gene encoding uncharacterized protein: MSVKRAYLNCADSTKVEPEMILQLKKGNWMEDERLKAWVLCVLVNTNYMTEQGVFQLDVALNNISAAEKNSLEKHIDQCLPTKRLKPREIAFRFAKCFHQRASNHSLF; encoded by the exons ATGTCGGTGAAGCGGGCGTACCTAAACTGCGCAGACTCCACCAAAGTAGAACCGGAGATGATCCTACAACTGAAGAAGGGTAACTGGATG GAAGACGAAAGACTCAAGGCATGGGTTCTCTGTGTCCTCGTTAATACCAATTATATGACAGAACAAGGCGTCTTTCAGCTTGATGTTGCTTTGAACAACATATCAGCGGCAG aaaaaaatagccTAGAAAAACATATAGATCAGTGTTTACCAACGAAGAGGCTTAAGCCAAGAGAAATCGCATTTCGTTTTGCAAAGTGCTTTCATCAACGAGCGTCTAACCACTCATTGTTTTAA